The Microterricola viridarii genome segment CTCGGGGCGCTGCCGTCGGCCGTCGGTGCCGTCCAGATGGCCTCGGCATCGCCGCCCCAGTCCCGTTCGATGATGCCGCAGAGCTCCTGCATCCTGGCCGCCATCGAGCCGGGGAAGCGGTGCACGGCAGGGGTCTGCCGGCAGATCTCGACGAATGCCGCCGGCTCGTAGTGCGCGATCGTCGCGGCATCCAGTGTGCCCAGGCGCTGCCGCAGCTTCTCTGGCCCGGCGAACGCTGTCTCCATGGTCACCTGCTGGTCGAGCTGCATACCGAGCAGCAGCGCGAGCGGGCTGGAATCCAGCAACTCATCGCTCGCCGCATCCCCTGTCAGAAACATGGCCCCGCCTTTCAGATCAGGCCGAGCGCACGCACGGCGTCTCGCTCGGCGATGAGTTCGGCCACCGAGGCGTCGATGCGGGCGCGCGAGAACGCTGAGATCTCCAAGCCCTGCACAATGCGCAGCTGGCCGCCCACCGACTCAACAGGGAACGAGCTGATCAGCCCCTCCGGCACACCGTAAGAGCCATCCGACGGCAGCGCCGCCGAGGTCCAGCCCGCGCCCGCCGGGCTGCCACCCACCCAGTCGCGCATGTGGTCGATCGTGGCCGAGGCGGCTGAGGCCACCGACGAGGAGCCACGCACCTCGATGATCTCGGCGCCGCGCTTCGCGACCCGCGGGATGAACTCGTCGGCGAGCCAGCGCTCCGCCGGCTCCGCCCCGCCGAGGCGTGCGGCCAGCAACGGCAATGCCGGCGCCCCGTCGAGTGTCGCGTGCGAGACATCGGGGTACTGCGAGGCCGAGTGGTTGCCCCAGATGGAGACGTTGCGGATGCCGCCGACCGGTGCGTCCAGGGCCGCCGCGAGCTGGCCGAGCGCCCGGTTGTGGTCCAGCCGGGTGAGCGCCGTGAAACGCTCGGACGGAACGTCGGGGGCATGCGCGCTGGCGATCAGCGCGTTCGTGTTCGCCGGGTTGCCGACCACGACGATGCGGACGTCATCGGCGGCGCCTGCGTTGATAGCGGCGCCTTGCGGGCCGAAGATGCCGCCGTTGGCCGCCAGCAGATCGGCACGCTCCATGCCGGGGCCGCGCGGTCGCGCGCCCACGAGCAGGGCGACGTTCACGCCGTCGAAGGCGGCCGCCCTGTCATCCGTCACGTCGACGCCGGCCAGGAGGGGGAACGCGCCGTCCTGCAGCTCGAGCGCCGCGCCCTCCGCCGCCCGCAGCCCCTGCGGGATCTCCAGAAGCCGCAAGCGCACGGGAACGTCCGCGCCGAGCATCTGCCCCGACGCGATGCGGAACAACAGTGCGTAACCAATCTGGCCGCCGGCCCCGGTGAGGGTGACAGTGACGGGGGTTCGTGAATGCGCCATACCCCACCCTAACCACGGCAGGCGTGGCGCGTCAGAGTCGATGTTTGGAGGCGGGCTGCAGAACCTGCAGACGCCGGTACTTCCGCCGCATCGACACAGCGGCGTGCACGGCGTTGAGGAGGAACATCCCGGTGTAGACCCAGACGAATACCTCTGGAACGCCCCAGAGCAGGAACACCCAGCACAGCGTGCCCATGTCGGTCGGGATCAGCACCAGGGACTGGCGGATGCCGGCCGACTCGCTGACCGGTTTCGCCGCCCCCGAGAGCTGTTCCGACAAGATCTGGCTCATGAACTGACCGCTGCTCAGCAGGCAGTAGCCCACCGCGACGGCGAGCGGCCATGTGCCGAGACCGGGCACGGCCGACAACCCGATCAGGACGGCGAGATGGATGGCTGGCGTGCGGATCGCGTCGACGACATGGTCGAGCCACTCGCCGGCCGGGCCGCTGCTGCGGCTGAGGCGGGCCACCTGTCCGTCGGCCGAATCGAGCACGTAGCCGGCCGCGAGCAGGGCGGCCACCGCGATACCGAGCGTGGCCGACTGGGGCGCGAACAGCATGAGCCCCAGGGCCGCGAACGACAGCACAGCGGAGACCGCGGTGACGACATTCGCCGACCAGCCGAGCGTGTAGGCGGCGGCCGCGGCGAACCGCGCCAGGCGCCGGTTGACCCACCGGGTGTACGCCGGCACCCCGGCCCCCGGTTTCTGCGCCGATCGGAGCCCGCTCAACGCGGTGCTGAATCGCCCGCCGGAGGCCGGTGCGAGCGCCCCCGAGATGATCGTCGGGAAGGACTCCTCGGGGGCCGTGTCAAGAGTGCTCATTGTCCTGCCCCCCTACTTCACGATCGCCGAGAGCTCGAAGCTCGCGCTCGGCGTTGACTTGTAATTCGAGTGGACCTCTGCGCTGATCACATTGGCGCCGGCGACGAGCGCCGACCCCGGCACCTCAAACACCACCGGGTTCGCGACTGCCGCGCTCGCCCCAATCGCCGAGCTCGCGTACGTGGTGTTCGTCACGGTTCCGGCCGCCATGTTGGACCGCTTGACCTCGACGCCGTTCAGATACACGACGATGCCGTCATCCGCCCGCGTCGTGAAGACGAGTGCGCCGATCGCGCCCGGGTCCGCGACGGTGAACGATGAGCGGTAGTACGAGGTGAGCGGTTGCGGAGCCACCGGTGTCAGCACAGTGCCGAGCACCGGTTGACCCCAGCCGATCGGAGCAGCCCCGGTCGACCAGCCCGTAGCATCGAATCCGGCATCCTTCCATGCCGCATCCGGGGCACTGGCCGGGTAGCTGTACGACCAGCTGGATGCCGGTGCGATGACGACGGTGCCGGGGGCGACGCTGCCGGGGTCGACCGGGTCGACGGGCGGATCAACGGGCGGCTGCGTGCCGAACGTGGCCTGGGCCGCCAACTCGAAGCTGGCGCTCGGCGTCGTCTTGTAGTTCGAGTGCACCTCGGCTGCGATCACGTTCTTGCCCGTGCTGAACGCCGACCCGGGGATGGTGACGGTGACCGGGTTGGCCAGGGCGTTCGCAGCGGTGACCGACGTCAGGGCGTAGGTCGTCGAGGTGACCGGGCCGGCCGCGATGTTGTTGCGCAGCACCTCCTTGCCGTTCACGTAGACCACGATGCCGTCATCCGCCCGCGTTGTGAGTTTCACCGACGCCACCTTGGTCGCATCGACGACGTCGAAGGACTTCCGGTAGTACGCGGTGAGCGGTTGCGGGGCCGCGGTGCTCAGCGTCGTCCCGAGCAGGGCCTGGCCCCACCCGATTGGTGCGGCGCCCGTTGACCACGCCGAGGCGTCGAAATCGTTGGCCTGCCATCCCGACGCGGGTGCCGTCGCCCCGAAGGAGTAGCTCCAGGTGCTGCCGCCCGCGACCAGAACCGGGTTGGTGGGGTCGGCCGGGGTGGTGGTTCCGACCGTCGCCGCCGGGGTGCTGGCCGACCAGTTGCCGGAGCCGTCGGCGGCGCGAACGAAGTACTTCGTTCCCGTCGGCGTGGCCGGCAGTGTGACCGAGAGGGAGCGAGTGGTCGCCACGACCCGGTCGTTGCGCAGCACCTGGTAGGTGACCGCATCCTGGTTGTCGACGGAGGCCGCCCAGGTCAGGGTCTCGCCGCCGGGTGAGTTCGACACGGCCAGGCCGGAGGGCGTCGACGGTGCCTTCGAATCGTTCGGGGCGAAGCGAACGAATCCGCCCGACCACTGGCTGACGTAGCCGGCCTTCTGGGACTTGGTGTAGTCGCCGCCGAACCACGTCACACCGTTGGAGTCGCTGAACAGCGCCCACGAGCCGGCTCCGACGCGCTGGCTCACGGTCGGGCTGAACTGGGGCATCGGCTTGCCGGTTGCGTTGTCCCACGCGCCGACACTGTTGATCTTGGTTGCCTGCGTCCAGTTGGTGCCGACCGACGGCCAGGTGCGTGCCCCCGCGTAGTTCGTGTAGAAGCAGTGGCACCCGCCGTACACGACGGAGCCGTCGGTCGAGATCGCCTGGAAGTCGCCGCCGGCCAGGCCGATGTTCGTGCTCAGCTCGGTCATTGACGCGCGGTCGTAGCTGTAGAGCATGTGCTGCGAGCCGCCGAGCCAGACCTTGTTGCCGACCTCTTTCACCGCCTGCTGGTAGTTGGTGGTGCTGGCGAAGTTGACCGACCACGGAACAACGCCGGTGTCTGCGGTCCGGATGCTGGCGGCCTTCACTGCTGCGGTTGCCTTGGACGCGGTGAAGAAGCCCGCGTAGTACACCCGGTCGCCCTGTGCGGACGCATCCAGCGCCATGACGGTGCCGTTGAATTCGGGGTTCCAGGTCTTGTCTGGCGTGCCGTCGGCCACGGAGACACGACCCGCCGCACGGGTGTACACCTGGCCCACCGCGGATCCACCACTCATGTGCGTGAAGTTGCCTCCGATGTAGAGCCAGTCTCCCTGCACGTCGAGCCCCCTGACCACCGGGACGCCGCCAGACAGGTTGTTGATCAGCGTGGTGGTGAATGTGGGGTCGGTGGCGCCTGTCGTCGGGTTGAGCGCGACCAGGCCTGGCCGAGCCGCGCCGTTCACCTGGCTGAAGTAGCCACCGACGGCGAGCGTGCCGTTGGGCAGGACGGCAAGCGCCTTCACCTGCTTGTCGAGCGTCGGCCGGAAGGAGGGGATCCACTCGCCGGTCTTCACATCGAAGGCGGCCAGATAGGACTGTGCGACCTGGCTGCCGCCGGTCGCCGTCTTCTGGACGGTGAGGAAGTTGCCGCCGATGTAGATGATCCCGTTACCCTCCGCGAAGGCGGACACCTCCTGGCTGCCCTCGACGGTGTTGGGGCCGGCGCCGATGCCGCTCACGCCCCACACCGTCGGCATCGCGAAACTGCTGGCGACGGCGGCCTGCTCCAGTTTGGCTGTTCCGGCGCTGGGAATGGCGTTCGTGTACAGCGCGGAGCTCATCAGCTTGGGCCGCAGGTAGACCTGCGTGAACGGGCGGGGGCGTCCGGCCGTGGTGCTCGGCGCCCAGATGAAACTGTTCGCGGCTGGATTGCCGCGGGCCGCGGTGCCGAAGCCGAATCCGGTCTTCCAGCCCTCCGCGGAGCCCGTTGTGGTCTCGATCCGATTCTGGTTGTTGCTTTGACCGAATGCGGCCATGGTGCCACCGGTGCCGGACGCGGTGCCGATCGTCCAAGCACCCGCGCGCTGCTCGTTCTCAAACATCCAGCTCCACTCGACGCGTGGCGAGGCGAACACGAAGGTCGCCTCCTGCCAGGTCGTGCCCGTGGCGTTCGTGGCCCGACGCAGGCGCACGCCGTCCGTCATGGACTTGACCGGCTGGTTGTTGAGCAGCTTGTCGATCATGCCCGCGCTCAGCTGCTTGGGCACGAATGCGTCTTGCCCGGTGAGCGTGCTTCGCACCTCGGCCGGGGTGCCAGCCCCTTCGTTCGTCTCAGACCAGCCCTCGCGGCCGCGGCCGATCAGCAGCCAGCCGCCGCCGCTCGTCGTCTGGTCGCAGTAGAACTGCTCGGCTGCTCCCAGAGCGGGAGTGTTCAGCCAATAGATGCCGCTCGGCGCGGAAGGCTTCAGTTGCTTGACCTCCCAGCAGGACGCCGCCGCCGTGTATTCAGAGAGGCCGTCGGGCGCAGGCCACGTCGTTGCTGCCGTGGCGCTGATCGGCGTGAGTATCGCGGCGACGACGATGCCCGCCGCGCACAGCGGGCCTAGCCAGTTCTTCCTGGACCGGACGGAAACGCTTCGGGTAAGCGTCATCTCAGTTCTCCTTGTGGTGGGGGCGGTAGCTGTTGACGAGATCGTCAACAGGTCGTTTCATCGGGAAAGGATCTGGCGATGATTCGCCAGCTTGTGCCGCTCTGCTCGAACGTGAAGATGTTGAGCGCGCGGTGTGGCCCGGCGGTGCCGGCCCCCTGAAGGGACGCGCCGTCCGAGTCCAGCGTCTGCACGTCGCTGGAATCGATGCACGCCTGCGTGACGACGGTTGCCGGCGTCGATGTGGTGTCGCTGCTCACGATGGTGACGTCGAGCACCTTGGGGGTACCGGTTCGCGTCCAGCCGTTGGCCTGCAGCTCGAGCTGGTCGTTCTTGATCTCATCGAGGATCGCGCCGGATGCCACGGCCGCCAGCTGCTCGGGCGGCTCGGTGGCATCGGGGCTGAGCTCGGCAGCCGCCGTCACCAGCGTCGTCACGGTGTCGGCAACGGTCTCAGGAGTGAGCGGAGCCGCTGCGCCTGCCGTCGGTGCGGGGGCCGCGGGGGCGGTGGCGGCGGGCGATTGTGCGGGGGCCCCCTCTGTGGCCGTCGATGGGCGCGATGATGCGACCGGTCCGGTGGCCGTCGGCGTCGGCGACTGCGTCAGGGCGACCCACGCTGCTGCAGCGATGGCGAGAGCGGCCAGCGCGGCGATGGCGGTGATGATGCGCCGCCGGGCAGATGACTTGTGCGGGTGGTCGGCTGGTGATGCCGACCCGAATCCGTAACGGAAGTCGTCGTCGTCGTCCGGTGCGCCGATCATTGCGCCCGAGACTGGGCGCAGGGCGGGCGTTCGCTCGCAGCGGGGGAGAAGCGCGGCGCAAGGCGGCTCGGCTTCGGGCAGATGGAACTCTGGTTCACGGGTGTTCTCCTGCACTTCGGGTTACAGGCGATGGGTAAGCCGTCACTGATCAAAGATGAGCATGCTTCAGTAACATCTGCACACTAGCCCCGGCTGGCGACCTCGGATAAGCCCCCCGTTAGGGTGTCACCCTCGCGCGGCTTCTGCCGGCGCGCCAGCAGCGCGAAATCGCGAAGCTGCAGGCGGTCGCGGTCCAGCGCACACCAGCCCACGAAGAGCAGCGCGGAAACAGCCAGGGAGAGTGCGAGCGCGGGGAGCGTCGCGCCGAGCGACAAGCGGAATGCGATGGCCGGGATGCCGAATGTCGTCAGCGCGATGAGCAGGGCATACGCGATGGTGCCGAACTCCATTCGGATGCCGATGAAGTGGCGAACCTCGATCACGGCGAGCACCGCGTCGACAAGCATGCTGAACGCCCAGGTGATGGCGGCGCCGTTGACGCCGATCAGCGGGATCAGGATCAGGTTTCCGCCGACGTTGAGGGCGAGTACCACGGCCTTGTTGAACGCGGCCCAGCCGCTCCGGCCGCTCATCAGGAGCACGGACTGGATGTTCCCGGTTGTGCAGGTGAGTATCGCTCCGACGCAGAGGATGGCAAGAGCGGTCGAGCCCTGCTCGAACTCCGGCCCCAGCCAGCCCAGCACGACGGGGGCGAAGACGGCGAGAACCACGTAGATCGGGGCGCTGAGCAGAACGAGCCACCTCGCCGCGATGCGGTACAGAGCCTGGACCTCGCCGTATTTCTCCTGGAACAACAGGCTGCTGAATCGGGTCGCTACGACGATCCGCAGCGCGGTGTCGATGATCAGGCCTGCAGCGATGAACCGGCTGGCGCCGCCGTAGATACCGGCTGCGGCCGAGCCGGCAATGATTCCAACGATGAGCACGTCGAGCCAGATGAGCGATTGCTCCATTCCGGCCGACAGCGTGCGCGGCAACGCGTAGGCCACGACGCTGCGCCGGATAGCCGGGTCAACCCGCCACGAACCGCGCACTCCGGCCGTGCGTTCGTGACGGGCAACCTGCACGCGAAGCACAAACGCAGCCGCCACGAGCGCGAGGGGCAGCGGAGCGGCCCAGGCGAGGGCGACGCTGGCGTAGGAACCGCCGGCGATGGCAACAGCCCAAACGGCGATCGGGCGGATCACGGGGAGCCCGATGCTGCCGACGCTGACGTACGGAACGATGCCGCCGAGCCCTCTGGTCGCCGCGAGGGCGACGAGTACGAGGGCCCCGGCTGGCAGGAACCAGCCGACCAAGGCGACGGCATCGGCGACATCCGAGGCGTGGCTGTCGCCGAGTTGTGCCAGCTGCGGGGCGAGTGCCACCGTCAATGCTCCGCACACGGTGCTGAGGACGGCGGTGATGAGCAGCATCGAGGTCAGCGTTCCGCGAATCGCCGCCGGGTTATGGGAGGCGAGGCGCGGCATGATCCAGACGGCGGCCGAGTCCATGCCGGCGCGGGCGAGGCTCAAGACGATGGTGAACACAGCAATGGTCTGCAGCACGACCCCGGCGCCGGCGTCGCCCAGCGTGCGCGCCAGGACGACGATGAGGGCGAAGCCCATCGTCGCGCTGATGGCAGAGCCGAGCAGGCTCGCAGTGCCCTCCCGTGCGAGCCTCCGCGTGTCTGGTGCGCTGAGATCTGGAGGGGCGGCGCTCATCGAAGACCGGTCTTGCTACTCACCATCTGTCTGGCGAGCCGGAACAGGAAGACGGGATTGCCGAGCAGGTAGCGTGCAGCGAGCCGACGCGGCTCGATGATCAGGCGCCAGAGCCACTCCAGGCCGGAGGCGAGCATCCATTGCGGCGCGCGACGGTTGTCGCCGCTGGTCCAATCGAACAAGCCGCCGCAGGTGAGGATTGCGGGCACGGTGAGATGCTGGCGATTCTCGGCGACCCAGCGCTGCTGCAGTGGGTCGCCCAGGCCGACAAGCAGGATGCCCGGCTGGTACTGGTTGATGCGAGCAATCAGCGCCTCCGTTTCGGCTGGCGAGACGTAACCGTCGTTGCACTCGATGAGCAGGCCGGGGGCATCACCCTGGAGGCGGTCGGCGGCGCGCTGGGCAACCCCCGGCATGCCGCCGAAGAGGAACAGCCTCGTGCCACTGCTCGCGGCGCGCGCGGCGAGGGGATAGATGAGATCCGTGGTGGCGACCCGCTCCGGAATCCTGAACCCGAGGATCCGTGCCGCCCAGACGATCGATTGCCCGTCTGCGTATCGGAGCTCGGCCTCGGCGAGGTCAGCGGCGAACTGGGTGTCGGAGGCGGCCAGATTGCACACGGCGGCATTGACGCCCGCCGCGACCCGGGTCGTTCGGCCGTCGGTCCAACCCATGATGGTGTCGACGAGCTGGTCCTGGCTGAGCGAATCGACCGAGATGCCGACAACCTGTGCGCGCTCGGCCTGCGCGTAGCCGCTCATCGGGACGCGCCGGCTGATGCGGCCCGCGAATCTGAGTGGTGGCTCGCCTGCTGAGCCGCCGCTGCCTCTGCAGCGGCTGGGGTGCTCCGCACCAGCGGGGCGACGGCCATCCGTCGCCTGTGCGAGATCGTGATGGTGCCGAGGAACACCGTTCCGAGCCGCGCGGCCTCCGTCAACACCTGCGCAAGGGTGTCTGCCCGCGTGCGGCGCGCCGTCGCGATGATCGCCATGCAGTCCGAGAGGCGCAGTGCGGCCAGCACGCTACTCGGCGGGGCCTCCGGGCCCAACGCGAGAATGCGGAACGAGCTCGGGCTCGCCGTCTCGAGGCGGTCCCAGGTCGTCTGGGAAATGTACGGTGAGGCCGTGTCGGCGGGGGCCGTCGCCGGGAAGAAGATCCGCAGCTGAGGGGCGCTGCCGGACTGGTACAGGTCCCCGCTGTCGTCCGCGCGCACGAGATCCAGCTTGAGGCCATCGCGCAGAGCGAGCCGCAGCTCCGCGGGCACGTGCGGGAGGATCAGTTCCGTTGCCACACCGCCCTGTGCCATCACGAATGCCAAATTGGCCGGGATGTCGGGTCGACCGTCCGGGGCGTCGTTGAGCAGTGTCAGCGCCCCGGCGTTGGGCGGCAGGCCATTCATGATGCGTTCCCGCGCAGCCCGGAGCTGCTCCAGCGTCTTCTCTCGTTCGGGGACGACCGCGTCCACCTCGCGGATGTCGGCGAGGATCTCGCCTCCGGTGGCGCGCTGGATCTCACGGCTGTTGCGGAGTCGACGGTCAAGCGGGTCGATGACGAACGCCGCGACTATCCCCAGCACGCTGCCTGCGAGGAGCCCCGCGACGAGCGCCTGCGCGCGGCCGGGCGCGAACACCACATCGTTTCGTGAGGCGGTGGTGAGGATCGAACCGCCCGCGGTGTCGATCTGTTCGAGCATGCTCTTCTGCGAGAGGAGCGTGTTCAGCTCGATGGTGACCAGGTCCCGGTCGCTGATTGCCTGATTGGCGGCAGAGCTGCCCGGTGGGGCTGTGCTGATGCGGGAGTTCGCATCGGCGAGCTCGGCGCCCAGCTGCACGCGGCGGTCTTCAACACCCTTGAGGATGCTGTCGAGCTTGGTCTGCGCCTGAGTGGTTCTATACGCCAGATAGGCGGTGGCTGCGGCATCCGCGCCGGCCTGGGCCTCCGCACTCGTCGGAGCGGTGAACGAGATGTGCACGACAGGGGCGCCGGTGACGGCGCTCGCCGAGATCTGGCGGCGCACGTCGGCCGGGTCGACCCCGGATTTCAGCAGTTCGGTGGCATTCTGTGCAACCGAGTAGGAGGTGGCGATCTGGGTCTCAGTGGATGCGTCCAGCAGGCTGGACGCCTGCTTGGTCGTGTTGAACGGATCAGTCGAGATGATGTTGATGTTGACGTCGGCCGTCGCCGTCGCAGTCGCCGGGGTGATGATCAGGTAGGCGAAGGCCGCGACGACGCCCAGAGCAGCCCCGAGCGCGATGAACGACCACTGCCGCTTGAGCACGAAGCCGTAGTGCTCCAGCCCCAGCGCGGTACGTTCCAACGGCTCCGTCATATCCATGCACCCCCACCCCCGGCGACGTGCATGCCGGACTGTTTGGCCTCGCTGTCGGGTGTCGGATGACCAGCTTGAACTCCGATGTCCATTGACGAGTTTGCCTCATATACTAATGTGCTCCATACGCGAAATAGCGAGTTGGCCGGTGGATTTAGTTTGCGGGGGAGGTGCTCCACCCATGCCCACGGTTCCTGCAGCACCGAGATCGAGCGGCACGACGCGCTGGGCGCGGGCGGGTCGTGACCGGTTCTCCAACGTGGACGTCGTCACGCTGCGCGAGCTTCCCCGCTGGCCATTCGCCGCCATGTTCGTGCTCTTCCCGCTCTGGTGGCTGCTGGGCCCTGGCGAGGCGCTCTGGATCGTGCTGGCCGGGATCATGCTGCTCTACCTGTTGCGCCGCGGCCACATCGAGGCGCCGCGGGGTTTTGGCATCTGGTTGCTCTTCCTGCTCTGGATGGTCTTCTCGGTTGTGGGGATCGACACCAGTGGACGGCTCATCGGATTCCTCTATCGAGCCCTGCTCTACCTGGCCGTCACCGTCATCTTCTTGTACGTCTACAACGCCAGATCGACGCTCAGCACTCGGTATGTGGCCGGGGTCTTGACCGGGTTCTGGCTCGTCGTCGTCGCCGGCGGCTATCTCGGCGTGTTCTTCCCGATCCTCGCGATCCACACGCCGTTCGGCCTGCTTCTTCCAGAGTGGATCAGCTCCAACGATCTGGTGCAGGAGATGGTTGTGCGCCGCACGACGCAGTACAACCCGGACGGCTGGTTGAAACTCGATCCGCGCCCGAGCGCACCGTTCCTGTACACGAACGGCTGGGGCAACGCCTACTCGATGCTGCTGCCGATCGTGATCGGCTACTTGGTGGAGGTGCGCCGAGAGCGGCGCTTCTGGTGGCTGCTCCTCGCCATCCCCGTCTCCTTCGTGCCGGCCTTCCTCACGCTCAACCGGGGCATGTTTATCGGACTGGGCGTCGCCCTCGTCTATGTCGCCGCCCGATCGATCGCCCGTGGCAACCTGCGTGTGATCCTCGCGCTCGGCGCACTGCTTCTCGTGGTGGCTGGCGCGTTCGCGACCTTCCCCATCGCCGAGCGGTTGAGCGATCGAGTCGAGACGAGCTCGACCACGCAGGATCGCGCCGGGCTGTACGAGGAGACGTTCGAGCGCACGCTGGAATCGCCGCTGTTCGGCTTCGGTGCTCCCCGCCCCTCAGAGAAGGCAGGTGTCCCATCGGCTGGAACACAGGGACAGCTCTGGATGGTGATGTTCTCCCAAGGGTTCCCGGGAGTGCTGTTCTTCGTGGGTTGGTTCGTCTGGGCGTTCTTGCGCTCGTTCCATGTGCGGGATCCCATCAGGCTGGCGTGCAACACGGTGCTTCTGGTGATCATCGTTGAGGCGACCTACTACGGGATCATGACGGCGGGCATAGCGGTGGCGATGATCGCTGCAGCACTCACCATGAGACCGGACCCGAAGCCCGGCGACCAAGATCTGAGAACCGCTCAGGAACTCGGTTACACTGGCGCGAAGGTGGCCGCCGTGCCGCGTTCGCAACACTAAATTACAGAGGTGGTTGCCCATGTCAGCCCAGCACCGTGCACCCCTGCCTGCTGTGAGCGTGGTGATTGCCACGCGCGGTCGGCCGGAACTCCTGCGCGCGGCCGTGCGGTCGATTCTCGCTCAGGACTACGCCGGCGACATCCACCTGACGGTTGTGTTCGACCAGATCGAGATCGACCCGCTCAGCGACATCGACGTGCCAGCGGAGCGGCGCCGGCTGAGCACCGTGGCCAACAACCGACACCCGGGCTTGGCCGGGGGACGCAACACGGGGATACTCGGGGCCTCCGGCGAGCTCATCGCATTCTGTGACGACGACGACGAGTGGCTGCCCGGCAAGCTGCGCATGCAGCTGGAAGCGTGGCGCGGCGACCCCGCCGCGCTGCTGGTGGCGACCGGGATTCGCATCGAGACGGCGGGGCGCTCGCTTGAGCGCCTTCCGCCGGAACGCACCACGTTCGCCGACTTGATTCGCTCGCGCACGACCGAGCTGCACCCCTCCTCATTCCTGTTCAGGCGTGAGGACATCCTCGAGCGGATCGGTCTCGTCGACGAGGACCTTCCCGCCTCCTACGGTGAGGACTACGACTTCCTCCTCCGGGTGGCCCGCTTCGGGCACATTGTGGCGGTGCCCGAACCGCTGGTCATCGTGCACTGGAATCGCGCGTCCTTCTTCGACGGCAAATGGCTGGGGATCGCAGAGGGGCTGACCTATCTGCTCAACAAGCATCCGGAGTTCTCGGACAGCGCCATCGGCTCGGCCAGGATCGAGGGGCAGATCGCGTTCGCCCTCGCCGCGCTCGGTCGGCACTCCGAGGCGCGCAGCTGGGCGCGCCAAACGATCCGGCACGACCGCACGCAGCTGCGCGCCTATGCGGCATTGGCCATCTCGGCCCGCCTCGTGCCTGCTGGCGCCTTGGTCAGCGCCGTGAACCGGCGAGGGAGGGGACTCTGAGCCGCGAACCGAGTGCCGTCGCCGCCCAGACGGTGTCGGAGCGGAGGTCGAAAGGTCGCGGGTAGCGCTGGTACACCCGCACGTAGTCGACCTGGTACTTCGCAGGGAAGGCGGTGTCGGCATCCGGCGACCCCGGCCAGGTACCGCCGACGGCCAGGTTCAGGCGCATGAAGAACTTGTTGACGAACGCCTCGTCGAGCCAAGACGTGGTCGAGCTGTTCCGCTCGTAGGTCTGCACCCCGTCAACGAACCACTTGATCGTGCCGCGTTCCCATTCGACGGCGTAGTCATGGAAGCCATCGGCGGTATTGCCGGCCGGCATGTCGTAGAAGGTGCCCTCCTGCGCGTAGGTGGGCACGTAGTCGTAGTGGATGGTCTGCACGACGCGGTTCGCCTGCGACGCGTCGCCCGCGCCGGTGCCGATGGCCTCGAGGATGTCGAGCTCACCGATTCCGCCGAGCGCCGGGCGCATCCAGAATGCCGGCCAGATGCCCTTGGAGGTGCCAGGGGTCAGCGGGGTCTTGGCGCGGATCTCGAAACGGCCGTACTCGAAATTGAGCTTGTTCTTGGTGGTGACCATGCCGGATGTGTAAAGGCGGCCGTCTGGGAACCGATAATCGTTGCGGCCGCAGACCATCGGCCGTGCCTCCTTGCGGGCGGCGATGGTCAGCAGGCCGCCGGCGACACTCACGTTCTCTGTGCGGTCCATCAGACAGGCGAGTTCCTCGTTGCCGTCTCCGTAGCTCGAGTTGTCGAGCACGTTCCAGACGGCACGGTTGATCGCCGTGCCGT includes the following:
- a CDS encoding lipase chaperone codes for the protein MIGAPDDDDDFRYGFGSASPADHPHKSSARRRIITAIAALAALAIAAAAWVALTQSPTPTATGPVASSRPSTATEGAPAQSPAATAPAAPAPTAGAAAPLTPETVADTVTTLVTAAAELSPDATEPPEQLAAVASGAILDEIKNDQLELQANGWTRTGTPKVLDVTIVSSDTTSTPATVVTQACIDSSDVQTLDSDGASLQGAGTAGPHRALNIFTFEQSGTSWRIIARSFPDETTC
- a CDS encoding flippase, with amino-acid sequence MSAAPPDLSAPDTRRLAREGTASLLGSAISATMGFALIVVLARTLGDAGAGVVLQTIAVFTIVLSLARAGMDSAAVWIMPRLASHNPAAIRGTLTSMLLITAVLSTVCGALTVALAPQLAQLGDSHASDVADAVALVGWFLPAGALVLVALAATRGLGGIVPYVSVGSIGLPVIRPIAVWAVAIAGGSYASVALAWAAPLPLALVAAAFVLRVQVARHERTAGVRGSWRVDPAIRRSVVAYALPRTLSAGMEQSLIWLDVLIVGIIAGSAAAGIYGGASRFIAAGLIIDTALRIVVATRFSSLLFQEKYGEVQALYRIAARWLVLLSAPIYVVLAVFAPVVLGWLGPEFEQGSTALAILCVGAILTCTTGNIQSVLLMSGRSGWAAFNKAVVLALNVGGNLILIPLIGVNGAAITWAFSMLVDAVLAVIEVRHFIGIRMEFGTIAYALLIALTTFGIPAIAFRLSLGATLPALALSLAVSALLFVGWCALDRDRLQLRDFALLARRQKPREGDTLTGGLSEVASRG
- a CDS encoding WecB/TagA/CpsF family glycosyltransferase, translated to MSGYAQAERAQVVGISVDSLSQDQLVDTIMGWTDGRTTRVAAGVNAAVCNLAASDTQFAADLAEAELRYADGQSIVWAARILGFRIPERVATTDLIYPLAARAASSGTRLFLFGGMPGVAQRAADRLQGDAPGLLIECNDGYVSPAETEALIARINQYQPGILLVGLGDPLQQRWVAENRQHLTVPAILTCGGLFDWTSGDNRRAPQWMLASGLEWLWRLIIEPRRLAARYLLGNPVFLFRLARQMVSSKTGLR
- a CDS encoding O-antigen ligase family protein → MPTVPAAPRSSGTTRWARAGRDRFSNVDVVTLRELPRWPFAAMFVLFPLWWLLGPGEALWIVLAGIMLLYLLRRGHIEAPRGFGIWLLFLLWMVFSVVGIDTSGRLIGFLYRALLYLAVTVIFLYVYNARSTLSTRYVAGVLTGFWLVVVAGGYLGVFFPILAIHTPFGLLLPEWISSNDLVQEMVVRRTTQYNPDGWLKLDPRPSAPFLYTNGWGNAYSMLLPIVIGYLVEVRRERRFWWLLLAIPVSFVPAFLTLNRGMFIGLGVALVYVAARSIARGNLRVILALGALLLVVAGAFATFPIAERLSDRVETSSTTQDRAGLYEETFERTLESPLFGFGAPRPSEKAGVPSAGTQGQLWMVMFSQGFPGVLFFVGWFVWAFLRSFHVRDPIRLACNTVLLVIIVEATYYGIMTAGIAVAMIAAALTMRPDPKPGDQDLRTAQELGYTGAKVAAVPRSQH
- a CDS encoding glycosyltransferase family 2 protein; its protein translation is MSAQHRAPLPAVSVVIATRGRPELLRAAVRSILAQDYAGDIHLTVVFDQIEIDPLSDIDVPAERRRLSTVANNRHPGLAGGRNTGILGASGELIAFCDDDDEWLPGKLRMQLEAWRGDPAALLVATGIRIETAGRSLERLPPERTTFADLIRSRTTELHPSSFLFRREDILERIGLVDEDLPASYGEDYDFLLRVARFGHIVAVPEPLVIVHWNRASFFDGKWLGIAEGLTYLLNKHPEFSDSAIGSARIEGQIAFALAALGRHSEARSWARQTIRHDRTQLRAYAALAISARLVPAGALVSAVNRRGRGL